TGAAAGCACATGGAACATAGAAATAGTCTAACCAGCCAACCTTGCTGCAAAGAAGAAACCAAAGGACATGGTGAAATTTATTGATTGCACCCAAACTCATGTGGGGATAAGAATCCAATGTAGCCAGTAATCCTTTACAAGACACAATAACAATGAATACAAGAAACAATTTCTGGAACTCTTGATACAATTCTCGCAGCCGCCGCAGTgaagcatgatcatctcatcagTACATGGCACCAACAGTCGGAACCAGGGCTGGGGACACGGCGCCTTTGACTCTGAGGCCAAGCGGATCCCAGAGCTGGACAGCACCTGAGCTCCCAGTTTTCAGGGTCACCGGAGCTTCAATCCGGGTAGCATGTTCATGGCCATGGCCCTCTGCTGCTAATTTTGCCCTCTTCAATCTGATACGTTCAGCTCTTGAACCAATTGTCTGACCCAATATAGAGGCAGCTATGGTAAGGGCCATGGCGCTCTTCGGCATCAGGATGGACTTCCTCAGCATCCCTATGAAAGGCACTGCAGCATGGACCGCCGCAAACCATTGCACTGAAAACTTCGTAGTGTGCTCCCTCCAGATGCCAAGAGGAACATTTGCTGCCATACCGAGCAGTGCGATCACCACTACTTTTGTCGGTAGGGGCTGAGGGCGAAGCCCCTTCGCAAACGCCGTGCGGGATATTGCTGCACGGGCAGCAACAATCGCAGGAGGGCACGTCAGTTTCATACCAGCTGGGGGTGTCAGCAGCTTTGCGACAAGAGGCACGACTCCACCGATTGCTCTATATGACTTTGCAAGAGGGCATTGACCATTTTCCAGCCAGTCATTGCTCATCGCTTCATGATTGTTATTAGACTGGCCTTTATTCTGAAATGACAGGGAAAGCAAAATCAGGTAAATGAATGGCATGCTCCAGTTCTAAGGAATAACCTCATATTCGTTGCTTGTTTCAATATTTGCTCCATATATGGTAGTTCAAAAATATCATGTGAAGCTTGCATCAAAGATAGATTTGCTTTCTTTGGTACTACAAAATTGGTCTCATCTAAAGGCTCGTTCGACACGATAATGAAACATTCTAACACAAGGATGGTAATTTGAAGGATAGAACAGATGCACGAGGAAAAGAATTACCTGGGGGAGGTTGTTGGGATTCTTCTTGTTGGAGTTCTGCTTATTGCGCTTGTTTGAGAAATCACCGAAGCTGAAAAAGCCTCCGAATCCCGAGAGACTGATGGTAGCTGCTTTGGCTGCCAAGGGGTTAAATTCAGGAGTGGGCTTTGGCAGAGGCTTCTCAATATGTGCAAAGGCTCCTTCTGAAAGTGGAACAACCCCGTCTCTGCCGTGGAAAACTCGAAATGCCGTGTCAAAGTTGGGCCCGTCTTCAAAAATTGGACCCTTGGCTCCGGTTGCCTTCACGAGCAGAAAATGATGCAGTTTAGCAAGCAAATAAATAACATATATACACTTATTCAGATAAAGAGGGGTGGATGGTAAGGACATACCGGAGCGGGAAAATTAACGGATGTCAAGGAAAAACTCGTAGGCTCGTTGATGTTCCTCAGGAATGGGCATTTCTCAATTCCTTGTTGGACAACATTACTGTCTTCCGAGCACATTGGGTCGCCGAAAGCTCTTTGGAAAAAGGAATCCATGTGAACAACAGCAGCAACCTAGCCTGTGAGTGTGAGAGCAATATGAGTCAAGAGATGGTATATACCAGAACTGTAAGAGATGCAGCTGCCAATCGGCCTGTGGTGGAGGTCCATGATCAGAACTTATGAAAGCGATAAAATTCAATCTTCTTTAGCACCGACGGAATTTGTAGGCTGTCGATAGACAGATTAACTCAATACAGTCTGATTAAATTTCATCCCTAGGTGCATATGGTCGGATTGGTTGACCGCAGTCATAAACAATTTGTTAATCCATGGTGATTGAGTCATCGAACTACTCACCTATAAAAACAAGCACTACGCAGAGACCCACCAACCAACCCAGCAACCACCCCTGTTACTACGTAATTAGTATCTGCTCCTTTCATCTTCTTGGTTGGAATGAAAATACGAAATGATGCAAAATTAATTTCATTCCATGATTGCCGGCTGGAAGCCGGGCACAAATCAGGGGAAATGATAGGGGCAAGGATCACAACAGATTTGGTCGGAATCGCAATTCGATCCACTCGTCGTGATGTTCAATCTTCGCAGGGCGATCAACGAATCGCCCGGCCCAGCCACCCATCCTTCCTAAATCGAATTCAACGAGGGCGATGCTAACCTTGCAGAGTAACCAATCAACCAATCCGTCCGTCCGTCCTAAATCGAATTCGGCGCAGCTAGTGATGAGAGGAGgcgggagagaggagagagagtaaCCTGGAAACTGAAGCGCAGGAGAGGAGGCAGACGAGGAGGCGAGGCGGGCGGGCAGGTCTGGATTTTTGGTGTGGTCGTGTGGAGAGCACAGGCGAGATGAGGAGAGACGAGGGGGACGGTGTGGGAGGCAACTCCGAGAGGGAGGGATTGGTTGGGTAGTTGTTGGGTGCGGTGGTTGGCAGGCACACCCATCAGCACATGCGTAGACAGGGAAACGGGGGTGGGTTCGGAAGGTTTGACCCTGTGCTGTGACCCGGCCCAGCGACAGCGAATTGCAATTCACGCACGCGGCGCTCGCACTGACTGCGTCTGCGTTGCAGCCGCCCCACTGGTTCTTCCTCCTTGCTTCGTGTTCCACCTCTCGTCGTCTGTGTTGACCCAGCCAAGCGGTAGTGGTACCGGCAGCCTTCCTGCGTTCCCTCTTCTTCAAGTGAGAATCTAGCTTGCGTTCCCAcagcaaaaagaaaaaggaaatgaaaaatgGCCCACCGAACAATTTGGTGTGTGTGACGTATACTTTGTTCGTTCCTTTTAAATGGGACGCGCGTCGTAAAAAAATGATACGAATGTAACtcgcatatactccctctgtctcctAATATAAAATCTTATTACATCCAATTTacaacggagggagtataagagaaAACGGTACTCACAAGGTTagtgtttatttcaaaaataacaaCTTTATGCCACATAATACGGTTTCTGATGGTAAGTCTTAATCTCTTTATCATGAGTACGCCAAACGGCGTTTCATATTTTTATAAAAGGTAGAACGATAATTACAGGAATCCTGTCCCGGATGCGAATATTTGGCGGCGGGGTACAAACTCTTGCACCAACACCTAACAGGTAATATAGACTAATCTCTCACAAAATATTGTAATCCACCAACACCGACTCTTGCAAGCCGCCACACGACAATCTCGTCCAACACCATAGTGGAGATAGTATGTGACGATTTCTGCTGGTCAACTCTATTGAACACTTTGGCATTCCTTTGCTTCCAAATAGCCCAGGCCACCGTGGTGATTAAGTATCGAACCCTGTTCTGTCAGTGCCCTTGAAGCTCCTTCTCTCCCTCAGCCACCAGTCGGAGAACGTGTTTGTAATATTTGGCCCGTTTACGTTGAGTCTAAGTGGATCGAACACCCTATGCCACATCTCCTGGGCGTAGGTGCGCCTGGAAAGAATATGCTCATTGCTCAACATTGTCTTCCGCTTGCAAACACGTGGAACAAGTTGATGGTTGATCCTGCAGTCCATGCCTTGCCCGTGATCATAGGTCCATAGCCTATGCTGCAAGGCAAGCCACACAAACAACGTGCACTTTAGCGGTGCCCAGCTTCTCCAAGTGCAGGCTGCCATGGGTGATCTCTGAAGGTTCGAACACAGGCTATTGTAGGCCGACTTGGCTGTGTACACACTAGTCACCGAGGCCGGCCATGCAAACCTATCCGGCGCTGCTGAATCTCTCTCCACTGTGGCGATCGCCTGGCATAAGTGTATGCATTGAATTTGAACGGTGAAGGAGTAGCTGGCCTCAAAGTCCTCCATCCACCTGCCATCCTCAAGCGCCTGTCGTGTCGTGCGGCTGTTAATGATTCTAGTTTGCACCATTGCAATCAGCAGGTAGACTAGAAAACCTAGAACTTCAAAAGTCACTATCAATGAATTCCCGAGCAATTCTAAACCAACATATGCTCCGTATAGACGGAATCTCAGATAAGAACCTAACAGAAGTTTCGCGACTCCTTCATGGAATAGAGGGGCAATGTCTGTCGTCGAGTATCCATGGATCCACTTATCTCTCCAGAACAAAACCCTCTAACCCTTCCCAACCTTGATGTTTACCAGTGTGTCAAAAACTTCCCGTGCATCAGTATCCTCCATCATAGGTAATCCTTGCCAAGGTCGCTGCGGGTCCGTCCTTTTCAGCCACTCCCATCTGACTCAGAGTGCGAGCGCTTGCACTTTCAGATTCTTAACGCCCAATCCGCCAAAATGCTTGGGCCTGCATATAGTATCCCACGCCACTAGGCATTGACCACCGTTGATCTTGTCTTTCCCTGCCCAAAAGAACGACCTCATCCACTTGTTGATATCCTCGAAAACCCACTCCGGCATGTCTGAGATCATGAGGTGGTGAACCGGTCTCGCCGCAATGACGGATTGCACCAAAACAAAGCATCCCACCCTCTGAATAAGACCCATTTTCCAGGCCGGAACTAATCACCGTACCTGTTCAAGCATGGGCTGCCACTCGACCCTTGTCAAGCTCCTGACCACAAGCTGCAGGCTGAGGTATCTGCAAGGAAATTTAGACAGGTCACACTGcataatgataacccacaagtataggggatcgcaacagtttttgagggtggagtattcaacccaaatttatagattcgacacaaggggagccaaagaatatttgcaagtattagcagctgagttgtcaattcaaccacacctggagattaattatctgcagcaaagtgatcattagcaaagtagtatgatagttttgatagtagtagcagcagcaatagtaatggtaacagtgatagcagtagttttatagcaagtgcaacagtaacgaaagcaatagtaacttagcaagaacaatatgtaggaaaatcgtaggcattggatcgatgatttgttggatgatactcatcatgtgacagtcataacctagggcgatacgacactagctccagttcataaatataatgtaggcatgtattccataaatagtcatacatgcttatggaaagaacttgcatgacatcttttgtcctaccctcccgtggcagcggggtcctattggaaactaagggatattaaggcctccttttaatagagaaccggaacaaagcattaacacacggtgaatacatgaactcctcaaactacggtcatcaccgggaagtgtcccgactattgtcactccggggttgccggatcataacacgtagtaggtgactataacttgcaagatcagatctagaacatagatataacggtgataacataaacggttcagatctgaaatcatggcacccgggcccaaagtgacaagcattaagcatggcaaagtcatagcaacatcaaggatcaagccctaacaaaactaactcgattacatgatgaa
This DNA window, taken from Triticum aestivum cultivar Chinese Spring chromosome 1D, IWGSC CS RefSeq v2.1, whole genome shotgun sequence, encodes the following:
- the LOC123181517 gene encoding uncharacterized protein, with product MDSFFQRAFGDPMCSEDSNVVQQGIEKCPFLRNINEPTSFSLTSVNFPAPATGAKGPIFEDGPNFDTAFRVFHGRDGVVPLSEGAFAHIEKPLPKPTPEFNPLAAKAATISLSGFGGFFSFGDFSNKRNKQNSNKKNPNNLPQNKGQSNNNHEAMSNDWLENGQCPLAKSYRAIGGVVPLVAKLLTPPAGMKLTCPPAIVAARAAISRTAFAKGLRPQPLPTKVVVIALLGMAANVPLGIWREHTTKFSVQWFAAVHAAVPFIGMLRKSILMPKSAMALTIAASILGQTIGSRAERIRLKRAKLAAEGHGHEHATRIEAPVTLKTGSSGAVQLWDPLGLRVKGAVSPALVPTVGAMY